A single Triticum dicoccoides isolate Atlit2015 ecotype Zavitan chromosome 2A, WEW_v2.0, whole genome shotgun sequence DNA region contains:
- the LOC119355799 gene encoding GEM-like protein 7, with protein MEKAGHEHVIGIPVSSTAIGIEEPEFTSGDAKYSTSVRTGGKSDRRTGDKFARGVKEHVTLGPKLYETVRGKLSLGARILQAGGVEKVFRRWFSVEKGEKLLKASQCYLSTTAGPIAGLLFVSSERVAFRSDRSLALTSPKGDTVRVPYKVAVPLRRVKAAMPSENQHRPEQKYVQLVTDDGFEFWFMGFVSYKASLQHLEQVIGAAGGGMKVPLSQGAGSGSGRRLQPTAA; from the exons ATGGAGAAGGCAGGACACGAGCATGTGATCGGCATCCCGGTGAGCAGCACTGCTATCGGCATCGAGGAGCCCGAGTTCACGAGCGGCGATGCAAAGTATTCAACGAGCGTGCGTACCGGCGGCAAGTCAGACCGCAGGACCGGGGACAAGTTTGCTCGGGGCGTCAAAGAACATG TGACTCTCGGCCCAAAGCTGTACGAGACAGTGAGGGGAAAGCTGTCGCTGGGCGCCAGAATCCTCCAAGCCGGCGGCGTGGAGAAAGTCTTCCGGCGGTGGTTCTCTGTTGAGAAGGGCGAGAAACTCCTGAAGGCCTCGCAGTGCTACCTGTCAACGACCGCCGGCCCGATCGCCGGGTTGCTCTTCGTATCGTCGGAGAGGGTGGCCTTCCGCAGCGACCGGTCGCTGGCGCTGACCTCGCCCAAGGGCGACACGGTGCGGGTGCCGTACAAGGTGGCCGTCCCGCTGAGGAGGGTGAAGGCGGCCATGCCGAGCGAGAACCAGCACCGGCCAGAGCAGAAGTACGTCCAGCTGGTGACCGACGACGGCTTCGAGTTCTGGTTCATGGGCTTCGTCAGCTACAAGGCATCCCTGCAGCACCTCGAGCAGGTCATCGGCGCGGCGGGGGGTGGGATGAAGGTGCCGTTGTCGCAGGGGGCGGGCAGCGGGAGCGGGCGGCGCCTCCAGCCTACCGCGGCGTGA